Proteins from one Streptosporangium becharense genomic window:
- a CDS encoding Mov34/MPN/PAD-1 family protein, whose amino-acid sequence MLTISRELVDKIIAHARADHPDEACGVIAGPVGSDVPERFVPMENAERSPTFYRFDSMEQLRVWREMDDRDEEPVVIYHSHTATEAYPSRTDISYASEPNAHYVLVSTREELGEKVELRSYRIVDGVVTEEEITITAG is encoded by the coding sequence ATGCTCACGATCTCGCGGGAACTGGTTGACAAGATCATCGCTCATGCCCGGGCGGACCACCCGGACGAGGCGTGCGGGGTGATCGCCGGGCCGGTCGGCTCCGACGTCCCGGAGCGGTTCGTCCCGATGGAGAACGCCGAGCGGTCGCCCACGTTCTACCGGTTCGACTCGATGGAGCAGTTGCGCGTCTGGCGGGAGATGGACGACCGCGACGAGGAGCCGGTGGTGATCTACCACTCCCACACCGCCACCGAGGCCTACCCCTCCCGCACCGACATCAGCTACGCCTCCGAGCCGAACGCCCACTACGTGCTGGTCTCCACCCGCGAGGAGCTGGGGGAGAAGGTGGAGCTGCGCTCGTACCGGATCGTCGACGGCGTCGTGACCGAGGAGGAGATCACGATCACCGCGGGGTGA
- a CDS encoding MoaD/ThiS family protein, with the protein MAIEVRIPTILRTYTDGAKAVDASGATLEELIGDLEARHPGLKDRLIDKGALRRFVNVYLNDEDVRFLGGLDTPVADGDTVTVLPAVAGGSR; encoded by the coding sequence ATGGCCATCGAGGTTCGCATTCCGACCATCCTGCGCACCTACACCGACGGTGCCAAGGCCGTCGACGCCAGCGGCGCCACGCTCGAGGAGCTGATCGGCGACCTGGAAGCCCGGCACCCGGGGCTGAAGGACCGCCTGATCGACAAGGGTGCGCTGCGCCGCTTCGTGAACGTCTACCTGAACGACGAGGACGTCCGCTTCCTGGGCGGGCTGGACACCCCGGTCGCCGACGGTGACACCGTGACCGTCCTGCCCGCCGTGGCCGGCGGCTCCCGCTAG
- a CDS encoding DUF2017 domain-containing protein, producing the protein MSSGFKPGRDGGVVTTFDAAEVSILRSLISQILSLVEPGETGDDPLERALGIGSAEPSDDPVLARLFPAAYEDQEQAAEFRRYTEVTLREGKRADAQTMLDSAEPGRVELTREQAQAWMRALNDVRLAFGTRLEVTEEIYDEIAGMPQDDPRYPAYVTYDWLTYLQDTLVRALW; encoded by the coding sequence ATGAGTTCGGGGTTCAAGCCGGGGCGCGACGGCGGGGTGGTCACGACGTTCGACGCCGCCGAGGTCTCGATCCTGCGCTCGCTGATCTCCCAGATCCTGAGCCTGGTCGAGCCGGGTGAGACCGGCGACGACCCGCTGGAGCGGGCACTGGGCATCGGCTCGGCGGAACCGTCCGACGACCCGGTGCTGGCGCGGCTGTTCCCCGCGGCGTACGAGGACCAGGAGCAGGCCGCGGAGTTCCGCCGCTACACCGAGGTGACCCTCCGCGAGGGCAAGCGGGCCGACGCGCAGACCATGCTCGACAGCGCCGAACCGGGCCGGGTGGAGCTCACCAGGGAGCAGGCGCAGGCGTGGATGCGCGCGCTGAACGACGTGCGGCTGGCGTTCGGCACCCGGCTGGAGGTGACCGAGGAGATCTACGACGAGATCGCCGGGATGCCGCAGGACGACCCGCGCTATCCGGCGTACGTCACGTACGACTGGCTGACCTACCTCCAGGACACCCTGGTCCGGGCCCTTTGGTAA
- a CDS encoding DEAD/DEAH box helicase, with protein MSTSAASHLSPSFPDRAAWGTAPKLRAWQQEAFDLYCRREPRDFLAVATPGAGKTTFALRIASELLSRGIVRAVTIVTPTEHLKRQWADAAGRIGIPIDPEFKNSQGATSRDYTGVAITYAQVSMHPALHRARTEARKTLVIFDEIHHAGDAKSWGDGVREAFEPAARRLALTGTPFRSDVNPIPFVTYAEDGEGVRRSVSDYSYGYGPALADGVVRPVIFLAYAGEMRWRTRAGDELAATLGTPLTKDQLGQAWKAALDPKGDWIRQVLQAADRRLTEVRRVVPDAGGLVIATDHETARAYARHIRAITGEGATVVLSDDPTASKKIKDFSASEQRWLVAVRMVSEGVDIPRLAVGVYATSTSTPLFFAQAVGRFVRARKRGEIASVFLPSVPTLMGLAGELEAERDHVLDRKPPEEGLDDFLLEDAQRKKDNPDVLGDELPFETLEAVATFDRVLFDGGEFGSAAEPGSPEEEDFLGLPGLLEPDQVRTLLSKRQSDQMKARRNKPQEKEPELAPHELIANLRRELNGLVGAWNHRTGQPHGVIHAELRRACGGPAIAQASVEQIQQRIDKIRQWATQRSG; from the coding sequence GTGAGCACTTCCGCCGCATCCCACCTCTCGCCCTCCTTCCCGGACCGTGCCGCCTGGGGCACCGCGCCGAAGCTTCGCGCGTGGCAGCAGGAGGCCTTTGACCTGTACTGCAGGCGTGAACCGCGTGACTTCCTCGCGGTCGCGACGCCGGGTGCGGGCAAGACGACCTTCGCCCTCCGCATCGCCAGCGAGCTGCTCTCCCGGGGGATCGTCCGGGCCGTGACGATCGTCACACCGACCGAGCATCTCAAGCGGCAGTGGGCGGACGCCGCGGGGAGGATCGGCATCCCCATCGACCCCGAGTTCAAGAACAGCCAGGGCGCCACCTCCCGCGACTACACCGGCGTGGCCATCACCTACGCCCAGGTGTCGATGCACCCGGCGCTGCACCGCGCCCGCACCGAGGCGCGCAAGACGCTCGTCATCTTCGACGAGATCCACCACGCCGGTGACGCCAAGTCCTGGGGGGACGGCGTGCGCGAGGCGTTCGAGCCGGCCGCCCGCCGCCTCGCCCTCACCGGCACCCCCTTCAGATCCGACGTCAACCCGATCCCGTTCGTCACCTACGCCGAAGACGGCGAGGGGGTCCGCCGCAGCGTCTCCGACTACTCCTACGGTTACGGCCCGGCCCTCGCCGACGGCGTCGTCCGGCCCGTCATCTTCCTGGCGTACGCCGGGGAGATGCGCTGGCGCACCCGCGCGGGTGACGAGCTGGCCGCGACGCTCGGCACGCCGCTCACCAAGGACCAGCTCGGCCAGGCGTGGAAGGCCGCGCTCGACCCGAAGGGCGACTGGATCCGGCAGGTCCTCCAGGCGGCCGACCGGCGGCTGACGGAGGTGCGCAGGGTCGTGCCCGACGCCGGTGGCCTGGTCATCGCCACCGACCATGAGACCGCCCGCGCCTACGCCCGCCACATCCGGGCCATCACCGGCGAGGGCGCCACGGTCGTGCTCTCCGACGACCCCACGGCCTCCAAGAAGATCAAGGATTTCTCCGCCTCGGAGCAGCGCTGGCTGGTCGCGGTCCGGATGGTCTCCGAGGGTGTCGACATTCCCCGGCTGGCCGTCGGCGTCTACGCCACCAGCACCTCCACGCCGCTGTTCTTCGCCCAGGCCGTCGGCCGCTTCGTCCGCGCGCGCAAGCGCGGGGAGATCGCCTCGGTCTTCCTGCCCTCGGTGCCGACCCTGATGGGGCTGGCGGGGGAGCTGGAGGCCGAGCGCGACCACGTGCTCGACCGCAAGCCCCCGGAGGAGGGGCTTGACGACTTCCTGCTCGAGGACGCCCAGCGGAAGAAGGACAACCCCGACGTCCTGGGCGACGAGCTGCCGTTCGAGACCCTGGAGGCGGTCGCCACCTTCGACCGGGTCCTGTTCGACGGCGGCGAGTTCGGCAGCGCCGCGGAGCCGGGCTCACCCGAGGAGGAGGACTTCCTCGGACTGCCCGGCCTGCTGGAGCCCGACCAGGTCCGCACCCTGCTGAGCAAGCGCCAGTCGGACCAGATGAAGGCCAGGCGGAACAAGCCCCAGGAGAAGGAGCCCGAGCTCGCGCCGCACGAGCTGATCGCCAACCTGCGCAGGGAGCTGAACGGGCTCGTCGGCGCGTGGAACCACCGCACCGGCCAGCCCCACGGCGTCATCCACGCCGAGCTCCGCCGGGCCTGCGGCGGCCCGGCCATCGCTCAGGCCTCCGTCGAGCAGATCCAGCAGCGGATCGACAAGATCCGCCAGTGGGCCACCCAGCGGTCCGGCTGA
- a CDS encoding nicotinate phosphoribosyltransferase, protein MSMSSALLTDHYELTMLEAALRSGAASRRAVFEVFARQLPGGRRYGVVAGVGRVLDALEAFRFGDDELAFLRDNRVVDEPTLEFLAGYRFRGDVRGYPEGECYFPGSPIMTVEGTFAEAVLLETVILSILNHDCAIATAASRMTHAAGNRPLIEMGSRRTHEAAAVAAARAAYLCGFSSTSNLMAGRVYGIPTAGTAAHAFTLLHDSEEQAFRAQLDSLGTGTTLLVDTYDVARAVRTGVELAGPALGAVRLDSGDLCEVAREVRAQLDALGAHKTRIIVTSDLDEYAIAALASAPVDGYGVGTSLVTGSGSPTAALVYKLVAREDADGVMRPVAKKSVGKPSRGGLKHAFRRLDASGTAVAEVVAVSAEPPTDARPLQVRLVGGGEVVGREDLAAARTRHRESVAELPVTAHQLSRGDAALPTVFD, encoded by the coding sequence ATGAGCATGAGCAGTGCGTTGCTGACCGATCACTATGAGCTGACGATGCTGGAGGCGGCGCTGCGCAGCGGCGCCGCCTCCAGACGCGCGGTGTTCGAGGTCTTCGCGCGGCAACTGCCCGGCGGACGTCGGTACGGCGTCGTCGCCGGCGTCGGCCGGGTGCTCGACGCCCTGGAGGCGTTCCGCTTCGGCGACGACGAGCTCGCCTTCCTGCGGGACAACCGGGTGGTCGACGAGCCCACCCTGGAGTTCCTCGCCGGTTACCGGTTCCGCGGGGACGTGCGCGGCTACCCGGAGGGCGAGTGCTACTTCCCCGGCTCCCCGATCATGACGGTGGAGGGCACCTTCGCCGAGGCGGTGCTGCTGGAGACCGTCATCCTGTCGATCCTCAACCACGACTGCGCGATCGCCACCGCCGCCTCCCGGATGACCCACGCCGCGGGGAACCGGCCGCTCATCGAGATGGGTTCGCGCCGCACCCACGAGGCTGCGGCCGTGGCCGCCGCGCGGGCCGCCTACCTGTGCGGCTTCTCCTCCACCTCCAACCTCATGGCCGGGCGGGTGTACGGCATACCGACCGCGGGAACGGCCGCCCACGCCTTCACCCTGCTGCACGACTCCGAGGAGCAGGCTTTCCGGGCCCAGCTCGACTCGCTGGGCACCGGGACCACACTGCTCGTCGACACCTACGACGTGGCGCGGGCGGTACGCACCGGCGTGGAGCTGGCCGGTCCCGCCCTCGGCGCCGTCCGCCTCGACTCCGGTGACCTCTGCGAGGTCGCCCGGGAGGTCCGCGCGCAGCTCGACGCCCTCGGCGCCCACAAGACGCGGATCATCGTCACCAGCGACCTGGACGAGTACGCCATCGCGGCGCTGGCCTCCGCCCCCGTGGACGGCTACGGCGTCGGCACCTCGCTGGTCACCGGCTCGGGCTCGCCCACGGCGGCCCTGGTCTACAAGCTCGTCGCCCGCGAGGACGCCGACGGGGTCATGCGGCCGGTGGCCAAGAAGTCGGTGGGCAAGCCCAGCAGGGGCGGGCTCAAGCACGCCTTCCGGCGGCTCGACGCCTCCGGCACCGCGGTCGCCGAGGTGGTCGCCGTCTCCGCGGAGCCTCCCACGGACGCCCGGCCGCTCCAGGTCCGGCTGGTCGGCGGCGGCGAGGTCGTCGGCCGGGAGGACCTGGCGGCGGCCCGCACCCGGCACCGCGAGTCCGTCGCCGAGCTGCCGGTCACGGCCCACCAGCTGTCCCGGGGGGACGCCGCCCTGCCGACCGTGTTTGACTAG
- the clpS gene encoding ATP-dependent Clp protease adapter ClpS: MGSTAPVEVERPAGDVRPDLPWLTIVWNDPVNLMSYVTYVFQTVFGYSREKAEKLMLDVHHRGKAVVSSGTREEMERDTQIMHSYGLWATVQRDS, encoded by the coding sequence GTGGGTAGCACCGCTCCGGTGGAGGTCGAGCGTCCGGCCGGCGACGTACGGCCCGATCTGCCATGGCTGACCATTGTCTGGAATGACCCGGTCAACCTCATGTCGTACGTCACGTATGTCTTCCAGACCGTCTTCGGATACTCGCGGGAGAAAGCCGAGAAGCTGATGCTCGACGTGCACCACCGGGGTAAGGCCGTGGTGTCCAGCGGCACCCGCGAGGAGATGGAGCGCGACACGCAGATCATGCACTCGTACGGCCTGTGGGCCACCGTCCAGCGGGATTCGTGA
- a CDS encoding nicotinamidase, with protein MATALIVVDVQNDFCEGGSLAVSGGAEVAAAISRHLASHGYDHVVATRDFHVDPGDHFAAEPDYVNSWPAHCVAGTAGAGFHPALDTSGVEEVFSKGAHTAAYSGFEGTTSDGTSLADWLAERGVDTVDVVGIATDHCVRATALDAVAHGLSVRVLLDLTAGVAPSTTETALAQLGSAGAHLTGTPVVRSA; from the coding sequence ATGGCAACCGCGCTGATCGTCGTCGACGTGCAGAACGACTTCTGCGAGGGGGGAAGCCTGGCGGTGAGCGGCGGCGCCGAGGTGGCCGCCGCCATCTCCCGTCACCTCGCCTCGCACGGCTACGACCACGTCGTCGCCACCCGCGACTTCCACGTGGACCCCGGTGACCACTTCGCCGCCGAGCCCGACTACGTGAACTCCTGGCCCGCCCACTGCGTCGCCGGAACCGCCGGTGCCGGCTTCCACCCCGCCCTCGACACCTCCGGGGTGGAGGAGGTCTTCAGCAAGGGCGCCCACACCGCCGCGTACAGCGGTTTCGAGGGCACCACGTCCGACGGCACGAGCCTGGCCGACTGGCTCGCCGAACGCGGCGTGGACACGGTGGACGTCGTCGGCATCGCCACCGACCACTGCGTCCGGGCCACCGCGCTGGACGCGGTGGCGCACGGCCTGTCCGTCCGGGTGCTGCTGGACCTGACGGCCGGCGTGGCCCCCTCGACCACCGAGACCGCCCTGGCCCAGCTCGGCTCCGCCGGAGCCCACCTCACCGGCACCCCGGTCGTGCGCTCCGCCTGA
- a CDS encoding PLP-dependent cysteine synthase family protein: protein MRFDSLIDSVGRTPLVGLPRLSPSQDVRIWAKLEDRNPTGSIKDRPALWMIEQAEKDGLLRPGCTILEPTSGNTGISLAMSARLKGYKLICVMPENTSEERRQLLRMWGAQIISSPAAGGSNEAVRVAKGLAAENPDWVMLYQYGNPANWRSHYESTGPEILQDLPSVTHFVAGLGTTGTLMGVGRFLREHVPDVRIVAAEPRYGELVYGLRNVDEGFIPELYDPGVLTTRFSVSSGDALRRTRELLSAEGIFAGVSTGAALHAALGMAAKAVKAGERADIVFVVADGGWKYLSTGAYEGTLYEAEERLEGQLWA, encoded by the coding sequence ATGCGCTTTGACTCACTGATCGACTCGGTCGGCCGCACCCCTCTGGTGGGCCTGCCCCGGCTCTCTCCCTCGCAGGACGTGCGGATCTGGGCCAAGCTCGAAGACCGCAACCCGACCGGTTCGATCAAGGACCGTCCGGCGTTGTGGATGATCGAGCAGGCCGAGAAGGACGGGCTGCTCCGGCCCGGCTGCACCATCCTGGAGCCGACGAGCGGCAACACCGGCATCTCGCTGGCCATGTCCGCCAGGCTCAAGGGCTACAAGCTGATCTGCGTGATGCCGGAGAACACCTCCGAGGAGCGCCGCCAGCTGCTGCGCATGTGGGGTGCGCAGATCATCTCCTCGCCCGCGGCGGGCGGCTCGAACGAGGCGGTCCGGGTGGCCAAGGGCCTGGCCGCGGAGAACCCCGACTGGGTGATGCTCTACCAGTACGGCAATCCGGCGAACTGGCGCTCCCACTACGAGTCGACGGGCCCGGAGATCCTCCAGGACCTGCCGTCCGTCACCCACTTCGTGGCGGGCCTGGGCACCACGGGCACCCTGATGGGCGTGGGCCGGTTCCTGCGCGAGCACGTCCCCGACGTGAGGATCGTCGCGGCCGAGCCACGCTACGGCGAGCTGGTCTACGGCCTGCGCAATGTCGACGAGGGCTTCATCCCCGAACTGTACGACCCCGGTGTCCTCACCACCCGCTTCTCCGTGTCCTCCGGCGACGCGCTGCGCCGCACGCGCGAGCTGCTGTCGGCCGAGGGCATCTTCGCCGGCGTCTCCACCGGGGCCGCCCTGCACGCCGCGCTCGGCATGGCGGCCAAGGCCGTCAAGGCGGGGGAGCGGGCCGACATCGTGTTCGTGGTCGCCGACGGCGGCTGGAAGTACCTGTCCACCGGCGCGTACGAGGGAACCCTCTACGAGGCGGAGGAACGCCTGGAAGGCCAGCTCTGGGCCTGA